The Diospyros lotus cultivar Yz01 chromosome 11, ASM1463336v1, whole genome shotgun sequence region AATCTGATTTGACATTGTAGCTTTCCAACTGAAATATGAATAATCAAGACAATAAGAGTCTTGTTCCTGACGTCTTTTTCTTCCTGGTTGCAAGTGTACACCAAAGGTCACTTTCAGCAGATTTTTCCTCTAACAGAACCTCAATAACTTCTTCAACAATTACCAATCCTTTCTCATAATCCTGAATTGTCTGatccaattcaaatttttcCTCATTCCTTACATCTGCCATTCCTATTCTCAGGACCTCAGCGTCATATCTCTCATTAGTTGCATGAACACTATCTTCCTCGCAATCCTCCTCTTCCAATGCTACTTCATCAGCTTCCTACACTACTTGATTAGCAACCTTAGAAGCTCCTTCGATCTGTTGGCTGCTCTTAAGATGACCTTTAAGCGACAGCCCATGCTTTCTGTAAATTGCTTCAAGTGCCAACTCTTGCAGCCTAGCCTTCTCAACTGCTTGTTGTACCGTGGCAGGacacatcattttcaccataggCCTCATCGTATCGTTaagaccattaatgaatctCGACATAAAATAAGACTCATTCAAGATTAGATAGGAATTGAGTAGCATTGCTTTAAATTCCTCAAACCTGACATTATAATTCGTTACGGAGCCTTCTTGCTTTAGGTTATTGAATTCTTTACTGCACCTCTCATCTCCAACCAGGTCCTTTGCAGGTAGTTCATCCTCCTTGttagtattttttgaatttaacttCTCACGAGTAGAACTTCCAACTGAGACATCGTGAACTTCTTCCTTAGAAATTACTAGATTCTCCTTCCTAAgaataatttcttcttcttgaggTGATTTTTGTAACCTTTTGGCGATTAATAccagcaattcatccaatttttGGTTGCAACTAGCCATAGTTTGATCAAATTTAGCTACACTTTGGTTGAAACTAGAGAATTCTCCCTGAGACATGAAGTGTTGTAAAAATCGCTCTAGgtggccgcctaggcgctaggcggccACTGGTCACCCCGAGTATGCCCTAGTCGGGCCTCCTAGGCACCGACTCGATTAATTGGCCGTGGCAGCGCCCAGGTGGCGCCTAGGCAACCCGCACCGCCTGGGCCGCCCAATTTTTCCTTTATATATCAGCCGATTTTAgggtattttatttcttaatctcGTCTCTCAGCCTCTCACACCAAGGTCGTCACTGCCTCAACGTCGTCGGGTTGCCAGTACTCACTGCCATCGCTGCCTCCAGCTCCACCATCGCCATCAAGCTTCATCAACACCGCCTCTATGCCATTCGCGTCCTCCTTGCTACCTGAACATCCTCGTCGCCCTGCGTCCTCGCCGTCAAGCTCCATCTCCTTCGcaacctctccctctctctctctccgagtCTTTGGTTattggtttctctctctctccgttatattgtttctgttttttattttttattttattttatttttctgttctatttatatattagatatatatttagttttaattattattaattatatataatatatgtgtttttacatgacgaagaagattgaaaacaaaaaattatatgaggTTATTGgttattttgtagaaaataatttctgttttcattatattataaaacaaaagttattttgctattttattgttttaatttgattattttgtagttaTTTTGCAGTTATGGCAtgatatgtttatgttattttgaatattaagtgaggttattggttatatatatatatatatatataggtttctaTTGCAAGTTACttcgattaaaaaaaaatcaaaattttctaggCTCCGCCTAGGCACTAGGCCCCAActtggcgcccgactagcgtctagtgccttttagaacactgacaGCTTTAGAATTTGTCTCTGCGCTACCTTAGATTCCTTAGCTTTGGAATTCCGCCTCTTAAAATGATCAGCCTCAGAAAATCAATCTTCTAGAAATTGTTATTCTGTACAATCTTCCTTAATCTTTGCTTCAAAAACCTGCTATGCAATTACTGAAACCCAAACTTTTGTTGCACAACTTTGAAACTAAAACTTCTGTTGTGCAATGAAAATCGCTGATCTTAACAGTTTCGATTAGCTTCCAAGAAACGGGAGGCTTTTGATTCACAAGTGACTATCGCCTGTCCGCTTCACCTTTCGATTTCAGACAGGGATGACCAGATTCATTGCATCAGAAATTAGCAGCGTCGAAATGGAGAAATCAACAACCTGAGAATCATTGCATTCGTTGCCAATCAAGCTTGACAGCGGCCGCAACCCACAccccaatccaaaccctagcaACTAATCGCTATCTGCTTGCGATCATTGCGAATTCAAGATTGCCTAGGCCTACTTCCACGCCGCGCGTTCATTACTCGCAGTCGTGATCACGGTGATTCAACGATCACCCTAGCTGATGCCTTCTTCTCACCCAATCACTGTCCAATGGCCGGAGGACCACTAGCTCTGATGAATTTTTCGGAATCATTGGTATTCGCTGCTTCTTGAATTGCCTACTACGACTTGTTTAGTTCCGCACCCAATTGTCGATCAGTGTCGGCACATGCTATGGATCAGCAATCCACAATTCCAAGTTGATCGTTGTGGGTCACTACTATTTGCTGATTTGATCAGGATCGCTATGATCTTGATCACTCAAATTTGCCTCCAATCCACGACTTCTTACTCACTGCAATCTTAACCACTAGCCTAGAACCGTTGATTGATTGTAGTTTCTTGAGTTCGCCTGGTTTGCCAAAAATTGCGGCCTAAATCATCGGAATTCGCCTATCTCTGCTTTGGTGCCAAAATCGCCGAACTCTACTTCGTTTGATTAGTTAATAGGATTTGACGGAATCGCAAACAAGAATCGTTGGAAATTAATCTGCAGAGAAGCGTCGGAAATCAGCCGAAAATGAATTCCCAGCAAGAATTGCTGGAATCACAGTGGATTATTGATCggttctgataccaaatgtcacgacCTAGGGTTTGAATGGGAAATCGAGAAGAGTACAGGGAAGAATTAgacagaaatggagggagaCAACAAGAATAGAAGGAGAATAGAGGAGTTTGAGAGGGGGAATAGAGAATTGGGgaggaaaattagagagaatttgtGAGTGAAAATCAGTTTATCATTTCGTTCAACAATTTCCCGAATTCTCTGGGttacagcctatttatagtCTTTCTTGGTAAAGGTGCAAACTATCAAGTAGTAAGGTACAACCACTAACTAATACATGTTATATCCTATACCTAATCtacccttggggtcgtgacgCTATTTTGTCTGAATTCCATGGGTAACATGGTTATTAATCTCCCCATCTTTTTGGATTATTGGTCCAAGAAATtgaattgatcttttcttggtaTTAAGTGATCTTCCAATGTCTGATAATGCCAGAATAGACGCCCCTCCCTAGTGGCCCCACACCACGGGAGAGGAGGTAAATCAAGAGCCGGGCACCCTAGGTTTTGAACTGCAGACCTCCCACACTTGTGGGTACTCATATCATCTCGCCAAAGCCACCCGGCTACGCCCTGGGGGCAGTGATCTTCGAATGTTACTTTAACATCATCCGCACTAGTATTTTCTACTGAACTTactttttcatatatttggtTTTCACTTAAACTTAAAACCTTTAGATTCTAAAGTGTTTCTACATGTCTTAAACATAGTGTTCACGCGctcttttgtctcatccaccaacactgtcatttgcaaataacatacacgATGATGCCTCTACTTGGATATGTTTAGTGGGTTCACCCATTATTAGGGAAAATAGATAAGGGCTTAATGTAGATACTTGATGTAATCCCATTGTAATTGAAAAAGCCTTTGTATCTCTTCTACATATTTTAACACATAATTCTGCTCCATAATACATGTCTTTATTAACTTGTATATAAGTAATTCATAGTCCGTCCGTCCTTTAAAACCATCCCTAAGGCTTCTGTTGTGGCTTTGTCTTAAATAACACGTCTTGGCATGcgaaataaatatttccataAACTTATAAAGCatgaaaaattatgaatttaattacaatATGTTGTGATATATTATCGAGgtgtcaaaaaattaaatttaattccttggttgttttgaaaatttaaaaataatagtgaGCATGTAAATGTACTGTGTAAGAATCAAGGCCTAATAAAAGTTATGATCTccacattttatatttataagtttatgTTTCCATTGTTGGAGCCATTGCTATCAGCTGGGATCAGAATAGATAGTGTTTGTAAGTGtatgatttatatataaaatttagtgtTTCATTTGGGTTATGAATTATATTAGATGTTTGCaaaaataatgacaaaataGTAAAGTGCAAGatgaaactaattttttatgctactTTCCCATTTTTTCTGTATTAAAAATGGGGTATGGAGGGGGAGGGGAGGGTATTAGGTACCCTCCTCGATGCCCCTTCCATTATTAATTGATCTCCCAAACAAGATGACACTTTACCCTTCCATCCCCTCTCTGATCTTACCCCACATCCGAACATAAGGTTAATTTGCTTTGCATTACTGCATAATTTTCTAAAGGGTCCTTGGATGTGGAGCTCCTTGTCCATGAGGAATTGCTATGAGCAAAAATGTATGGCTAAAATATAAACTCTTTATCAACTGAGAACAAAGCatgaaaagagagggaaatataatagtaaaaatttcaaacatgATTACTGTATACTATTTTCCAAGGTAATTTATGAAgaataatttctctttaatccCACAATCCTCCATGAGGCATTGATAGGCGGAATGATGTCATGAAGATTTAGTCGCCACTTTTCCTCACACATTTTATTACTTTTCCTCTTCATTTTTGGACCATTTAGTTGTATGCAATAATTCTGGTCATACTTATGTTTAATGTGTATCGGTGGCCTCCTGTTTGCAGGACATAGCGTCAAAGATAATGGCCTTTTCACAGGAAGGACCACGAACTATTTGTATTCTCTCTGCAAATGGTGCTGTTTGCAATGTCACCCTTCGCCAGACATCTATGTCTGGGGGCATTGTGACATACGAGGTTTGTTTGAAATGAATATGCATACATTTTAGTGCAATCATTGCATCTAAAGTATATATTAtcattactttttatttatgcatCTATCTCTAGTATACATGTATACCTGTTGGTTTTGGAACAAGTAGTCATGTAAGTTCCATATGAGGCCTAGAAAGGTGTCTTTGTCTATGGCTAGATTTGTCTTCCAATCTAGAGAATGTCATCTGAAAACTGTTTCTGTGACATTCTCAGTTTTCTTCTAGCTATTCGATTTTTATACTTTAAAGTATGCCCAGAATTGGTCCCAAGGTAGTGCTAGCGACTTTAGGATATATGTAAGAATATGCCCAAATCCAACCAACCATCCTCCCTGATATTTGCAAAGTCCAGTGTTTATATTAAGGCCAAAGCTACAGGTCTGAACATAATTTGTTCAAATCTGATGAAACctttataattatttcttgTTATTGATACTTTAAAGAGGGACGGGTGAGATTTACTGAAGAACAAATCAGCATGGATATAAAAGTATAATCGTGATACCACGATATCTGACTTTCACTGGAAGCAGAAACCTTCCTGGTGTCAAATAACCTTCCTTGTTTGAGGAGCTTTATGAAGCtttttttgtgatttgatttgcacttctttttttttttcggttCTTCACTGCAATAAAGTGAggaatttctttttgattctaTTTTCTTAAACCCAAATAATGTGAAGGCAGAGGTTGCCTCTGTACAATTTTCTTGCCTTCTTTATTAAATGGTAGAATTGAACCCACTGAAAAATTAGCTTCCACAGAACTAAGAACTTGTTGATTGCATTTTgtactcaaaatatatttatcccAATTCAAATCTGCATGTGGGAAATTCAGCTTCTTAAAGAAATACTGTCTTTGTCATTGTTCAGTATGTGGATATTCTACAGATCTTGTGATTTAATGACCTTATGCACTGGAATGTACTGATTGTATGGCTCATTGGTTATCAAAGATGTTTCTAAAGATCCTAGTCTTCCGGTTTGATCAACATTGTAAGCCATGGCTATCCTCTGTTGATTATGCTGCTCTTGTAGTTGATTACCTGTTTTATCCCTATTGTCAGATTCATTACTGGGAACAGTGTAGATGATTCAacatgaatatattttcttttccttcttcatttcctaGGAGTTAATACAGTCTAAAAATCAATCGTCTGGTTGTTTGCTGATTGTCCTGTATGGCACACTGCATGCACATACATTATTGAATGTTTTATCACATAATCTGTCACCTTTCTTGCAAGTTCTTGCTCGCCATGTGAAGTATTTCATCAATCAATTTAATCCTCAACCCTCTTTTATGCACATGATGCAGTTTGAAGATGCAGTGTTGATTTTAGGtttactccccccccccccccccccccccccccccccccccaatgcGGGATATTCATACTATGTATTGATTTGTCAACATTTGTGTAAATAGTTTGCCAGagtttattttgatagtttgaATTAGTTTACTCTTATTAGAAATAAGTAAACTCAGGACCTCTAGTCAGCAGCTGGGTCATCTCATCTGATGCAATCTTAGACCCTGGGGATCTTtaatcattttccttttctttttcattaatttctttATCTTATTAGTGGATTTaacatgcaactcatacaagAAGAATGCTGGATACCCAAGAGACAGATGTTTCATGAAGTACTTATAGTTGGTTATTGTGGGTTGTAggttgatttaaatttaatagtgtattgaacttttatttatagaagaaaagccattttcttaattttatccatCCCTGGTGTTTTCATCTATAAGATTACTTTTTACACTTTATCCACTATAGTGGTAGTGTAGCAAAGCATAATTGTTAACAAGTCATTGTCCAGGTTATCTACCTTTGATATTGTGCATTGCTGTTGGACACAATTGATaagcagcaacaacaacaacaattacaagccttagtcccactagCATGATcccttcacacacacacacgcgcacgcacacacacacccGCACACACATTTATCTTTTTTAGCGGTCGTGTAGAAAATTCTGTCTGCATTTAGCTGGTGAAGGATGCTTGAGAGGATACTGGCAATTGGCTGAGTCAATTAGGTGTGTATTTGAGGATTTCTAAATAATGTGTTTGGTGAAAATGAGTGAGTCTGTTCATGCTTTAGACATGCATCAAAAGCTTTGCAGATTTTCCTTGTTTTGGTCTTTTGTCAACTTGGAAGTTGGGATATATTAACTGTAACAAACCTTGTGCCCTTTTGATGCTTGACTGTCCTATATGGTCACAGGCTATATTTCAGCATTTTATGTGTGGCAATAAGTCTGATTTTTGGCTTTGGGctgataaaaataaatgttcTTCTAGTTCTATTTTACTGCCATGAAGTTGAATCTGGTTTAcccctttttttaaaaaaaaaaaaaaaaaaaaaacttcaactTGAGTGCACTTACCTGCATTTTTTTGTAGATAACGCCATTAATTTTCCTTGGGCAGGGTCGCTTTGAAATAATCTCTTTATCAGGTTCCTTCTTCATGTCTGAAAGTGGTGGTAGCCGCAATAGAACAGGTAGTCTGAGTGTGTCCTTGGCAGGTCCAGATGGACGAGTTTTAGGTGGTGGTGTTGCGGGGATGTTAGTGGCAGCAACACCAGTACAGGTCTTTCTTCTGCCAACGTTTGCCTATTTTTCTCTATGCATTTCTGTTCATACGCACCAACATTGTATGCCGGTGTTCCTGTCAATAGAGTCTTATCACTTACACATCAGTTTGAGAAGGTTCACATAATGGGTTGCAAATAGAGTTTTCCGTATGATAAATCTGAACCATTTTGCGTATTATCAGGTTATTGTGGGTAGCTTCATTGCGGACAAGAAAAAGCCAAAATCCCTGTCTTCTTCTGCACCTCCACACAACATGTTGAACTTTAATGCACCAGCTGCAGCTGCAAGTCCTTCGAGCGAATCATCTGAGGAGAATGGCAGCAGTTCTTTTAACAGGGATCCAGTACCTTACAACAACGCTAGCCAACCTCTTCATAATATGCCCATGTACTCAAACATGGGCTGGGGAAACTCCACCGTGAAGATGCTTTGAGGATACATTTGTTCTAATTGTCAACATGGTTGGGAAGTTAGAGGTTGATTTACAATGGACTAGCCCAGCAACTTGTAGGTCTTTCTTCTAGAATGTAACTTGTCTAAATTTGGTATCTTTATTATGTATGgtacccattttctttttcctttatttaccCTGGGTCTGTGACAATGGCCGATTAATTGAAAGTGGAGCTATATGATTTATTTTAGCTTAGAATCTTTCAGTTGTTATACATTTCTCAAGTTGTCTCTACAGTTAACAGGGAGTCGAAAGCCAGTTCCAGCCTTGCCTTGCTATGGTTTCTGCCGATTTTTCTAGCCAAGTTATTTGGTTTCTGTAACTTGGCGGTGGAAAGCTTGCTTGTTTAGCTTAGACACAAGCCTTGTTTCATGAATCAAATGCTAGTGTTTAATTCATTGTAATCTTGTGACGGGGATTGGCAATGGCATGGTTGTGGTTTGGTTTGTACCTTGGAGTACTTGTGCTGCCACTGCCAGCAGCATATGGATTTTATCAGCTGAgttgagaaattatttaatgcaaCTGCTGTCTTGTGATACCAACCAATCCATATGGTATTACAATCTAGTTATAGATTTTATTCAGTTTCTATTCTTAAAAATTGTATCTAAACTTACTTATTGTCATGCAGTTATAAGTCTACATACATGGGAAGTTGAAACTGGAAGGACTGCATCTAATCACTGTCATGCCACGTGTCTGAATCCCAATTCAATATTATTATCGCAATGTCTTCCATTGTGGTCTCTGTAGATCTTTAAAAATCTTTCTTTAAGTAcatattaaaagtaaaaatatttaagaatattacTAATATGGGTCTTtcttaactaaaattaaaattttataaatgtaaaattataccAAGAGACTATATAATTATTCTACGACCTCCTCAATTGTCCGTCTCTGGCTGTGGCCTGTGGCACTCAAAACATGTTTTGAGGAGGGTCAGTTACATTTAGTTAGttgtctttgagctacatttgagtttttttttagaaaatgctattggtacattcattttatatatcttaGGCTACATAAGGggatattatgacaaaaaaacccTTCATGAGGCACATAGAGGAGCGTGAGGTGCATGTGAGACGCAGGgcattttggtcataatactcTTTTATGTAGTCCAAAATGTACAAAGTGAGTTTACATTTAGCATGATTCTTTTTTTCTAGTGTTGGTGTTGGGCatctgttttcttttcttcttttttcttttctcttttatggTAGTGTTGGGTGTCTTTGGACTCTTATAATTATAGAACTGAAAGTTGAAGTAAACCCCCAATTTGGATTTGGtgtttggattttgtttttagttaaaaaatatgaaacttaaaaacttttttcttgtttgataattttgattttctttattttcatatatcaGTTGGACAGAGGTGTTACGATTTGGGGACTGGACTGGACTGGGTCTCCATCTCCAATCAAAGTTGTATAACTATTCTTTGCTTcattgaatataataataataacaataataataaccatATTTTAAGGCTCTAAAAAATGAATCAACCAAACCAACGTCCCTTTCTCATTCACTTGTTTAAATAATCAATGGCCGCCTTGTCAAAGACAAAGAGCGTAGTTTCCAATGAAGTTGGCAGCAAGTCCACTTCATGATTTGCTTCGAAGTTAGATCACCAACCATCTCTTAAAAAACCATTGATTATTATAAGTTTTAGACTATTTAGTTGGGTTTCAATTCttcactatttttaaaaatctaagCATTTTGGTGTATTGTAGCTAATGGTGCTAAAAAACTGAACGAAATGAGAAAATCAAATCTCAACTTATAAACAAAACTGCGCTCCAAAcaaactcaaattttaaatttatattatatatatttcatgtttactaataattatattaaatataattaatatatatttcatttatgaTCACTGCACTGCTTTATTTCTTACTTCTTTCGTCAACAATTATAGTATTTTTCAGGCTTTAGAACatgattaattattgattaataaaagattttaaaacacaatcgatatatatatacttgatattaaaattaaaaataaaatataataaatatacctcatcataataatattaatatatggcTACAAAATGTTGGTATTTTAAAGTTGTCAAAACTTCATTTTCTATGTGGAAAATGAAAAATCCTCACTTTTAAGCAAAGAGGAAGAAGTGCTGTTGGAGTACGTACGTGGTTTGGATTGTAAGCAGTCAAATGACTactgtttttattatttattatgaaatgaaACTGGCCGGGTCTCAGTATCAGTATCCCTCCAACGGCTCTTTCTTCCCATACCATAAATACACTATATTATATGAATGTGGATTTCTAACCACAAATTCCGCTCCATATATaaacaccaccaccacctcaAATACCCACCACCCAGATTACAGTTTCGACTTCCAATCATGGACTGCTTGGTTTCGCCGGCGGTTTCCATGCTAAGAAGGTGCTGCTCGGGCTCGAGGCTTCGGTACGGGCTGCTGCCGAAGGACGACTCTGACGGATGGGACGGGGAAGGCCCGGTGACCGTGGTCGTGgggaaggagaagagagagtTCTTGGTGGAGCCTTACGTGCTGGAAAAACACCCGTTTCGGAGCTTGATCGGCGCGGCCGGCGTGGAGGGTAGGAGGACGAGGAGAGTGATATTTGTGGGTGTGGATGCCATTTTGTTTGAGCATATGCTGTGGCTGATGCACAATGACTGGTCTTCGTTGTCGCGGCTCGATCTCGACGACATCATCGACTTCTATGCTCAagattgttaatattattatacGTGGGATCGAGCGACGGGACCCCGCGAGGGAGGGCATCCCAAGATTGTTAATATTATTGCTATCATTTGGAGTCGGTTGATCAGATCAGATCACTTTAGTGAGTTGATGTGATTAGTTctgagaaaataagaaaattacagTTAGTAAATCCATACATGGTGGTGGGTGGGTGTGAGGTGGGGTGGGGTTTCCTTCCAGAAAATAATACGTACGGACGGCTCTGTAAATCTTCTGACCTGAGAAGAGAAGATGGTGAAGCCAAGCCTGCATTGATTGctgactaattaattaattaattaattaattaacgtCTCTATTCTCTcagtttcattttttattttttttatttcatactGTTGTAACTTGTAAcgattcattttttatttatttttattcctgGTCCAGAACTCTCCGTGATGAAATGATGATAATGTTAGATCCAAGGCCGGATACCATGTAATTTTAATTAGGgtaaatttaagttaatttttttataaatttaagaaataataattaagataattaatttattatcaagaGAAACATAATAGGGCTGTGACaaataattaacataaatttgcattagttttattcaaatttctaataattttatttaaattaataataaatttatctgctatatgaattattattaattttaagtaaatatattataaatttgtataaaattattataaattcatGTCAAGTTGTGAGGATTTTTGTGATTTATGAGCATGGCATCTCACTTGAATTAACTTAGTATTTTGAAATTGACTGATGGGGTTAGGGGAGAATCCATCTAGTCAATTCacaagagagatggagagagatgAGAAGGAAAATAAGATAGGTTGGAAGAGGTTGGTGGCATACCATCAACAGAGGTAGAAGATGAACAATCCAAAGCTGAGGGTCAACAaagcagcttcttcttcttcttaaaatcaaatcaaaaattgaaCGAGCAATTACCCAAATGGGTTCCTACTGTCAAAGATGGTAGGACAAATAGCATCCTTATAAAGCTCAGAGGCAAAGGGTGATAATGGTTAATCGATGAGGAAGAAAATATGAGGAGaataaagatcaaaataaa contains the following coding sequences:
- the LOC127813449 gene encoding uncharacterized protein LOC127813449 produces the protein MWISNHKFRSIYKHHHHLKYPPPRLQFRLPIMDCLVSPAVSMLRRCCSGSRLRYGLLPKDDSDGWDGEGPVTVVVGKEKREFLVEPYVLEKHPFRSLIGAAGVEGRRTRRVIFVGVDAILFEHMLWLMHNDWSSLSRLDLDDIIDFYAQDC